From one Solanum lycopersicum chromosome 12, SLM_r2.1 genomic stretch:
- the LOC101244754 gene encoding kinesin-like protein KIN-14E isoform X2, with translation MKPNGQWVTSASAEVNDKVKDVIAEKIQDIDEGTDVDPIINAAFVQIMAEKSKYILGKGSGIKSASRISRNEIQEQLRAQQKEAEEERYKRESVEIKLMEVKNQLEEEGKNREVMEFRLVHDQKLLKESMMALVSHLKNPKEDLHVKKNQESQMQKELDNLKDVLNFEKQNLEMAIYDCDKFNTLCNEKDVELKAALTEKRNLEMRLPKLSSQGSKKTTPKELADANNQVFDKIHEELKACCMLRTAEETKKRLLSEKSSLEEKIVEIKKKKSSEDEHA, from the exons ATGAAGCCAAATGGGCAATGGGTTACTAGTGCTTCTGCTGAAGTCAAT GACAAAGTGAAAGACGTTATTGCTGAAAAAATTCAAGATATTGACGAGGGTACCGATGTGGATCCTATTATTAATGCTGCATTTGTGCAAATAATGGCAGAAAAATCAAAGTACATTCTTGGTAAAGGATCTGGAATTAAGTCAGCAAGTAGAATATCTAGAAatgaaattcaagaacaactTCGAGCACAACAAAAGGAAGCAGAAGAAGAACGCTATAAACGAGAGAGTGTAGAGATCAAACTAATGGAAGTTAAGAATCAACTTGAAGAGGAGGGAAAGAACCGAGAAGTAATGGAATTTCGTTTAGTGCATGACCAAAAATTGTTAAAAGAGAGCATGATGGCGCTAGTATCTCATTTGAAGAATCCCAAG GAAGATTTACatgtaaagaaaaatcaagaatcacaGATGCAGAAAGAGTTGGATAACTTGAAAGACGTCTTGAATTTTGAGAAGCAAAACTTAGAAATGGCTATTTATGATTGTGATAAATTCAATACATTGTGCAATGAAAAAGATGTAGAGCTTAAG GCTGCCCTAACAGAGAAGCGAAACTTAGAAATGCGGCTTCCAAAGTTGAGTTCTCAAGGTTCAAAGAAAACTACTCCGAAAGAATTGGCCGACGCAAATAATCAG GTCTTTGATAAGATCCATGAAGAGTTGAAAGCTTGTTGTATGTTGCGTACCgcagaagaaacaaaaaagaggCTTTTGAGTGAAAAATCATCACTTGAGGAAAAAATTGTAGagattaaaaagaagaaatcaagTGAG GATGAACATGCATAA
- the LOC101244754 gene encoding nuclear matrix constituent protein 1-like isoform X1 — protein sequence MKPNGQWVTSASAEVNDKVKDVIAEKIQDIDEGTDVDPIINAAFVQIMAEKSKYILGKGSGIKSASRISRNEIQEQLRAQQKEAEEERYKRESVEIKLMEVKNQLEEEGKNREVMEFRLVHDQKLLKESMMALVSHLKNPKNDLPASIFNIFTTSTTSNETSSTCLMNNNWEDLHVKKNQESQMQKELDNLKDVLNFEKQNLEMAIYDCDKFNTLCNEKDVELKAALTEKRNLEMRLPKLSSQGSKKTTPKELADANNQVFDKIHEELKACCMLRTAEETKKRLLSEKSSLEEKIVEIKKKKSSEDEHA from the exons ATGAAGCCAAATGGGCAATGGGTTACTAGTGCTTCTGCTGAAGTCAAT GACAAAGTGAAAGACGTTATTGCTGAAAAAATTCAAGATATTGACGAGGGTACCGATGTGGATCCTATTATTAATGCTGCATTTGTGCAAATAATGGCAGAAAAATCAAAGTACATTCTTGGTAAAGGATCTGGAATTAAGTCAGCAAGTAGAATATCTAGAAatgaaattcaagaacaactTCGAGCACAACAAAAGGAAGCAGAAGAAGAACGCTATAAACGAGAGAGTGTAGAGATCAAACTAATGGAAGTTAAGAATCAACTTGAAGAGGAGGGAAAGAACCGAGAAGTAATGGAATTTCGTTTAGTGCATGACCAAAAATTGTTAAAAGAGAGCATGATGGCGCTAGTATCTCATTTGAAGAATCCCAAG AATGACCTTCCTGCTTCAATTTTCAATATCTTTACAACTTCAACTACTTCTAATGAGACAAGTTCTACATGTCTAATGAATAACAATTGg GAAGATTTACatgtaaagaaaaatcaagaatcacaGATGCAGAAAGAGTTGGATAACTTGAAAGACGTCTTGAATTTTGAGAAGCAAAACTTAGAAATGGCTATTTATGATTGTGATAAATTCAATACATTGTGCAATGAAAAAGATGTAGAGCTTAAG GCTGCCCTAACAGAGAAGCGAAACTTAGAAATGCGGCTTCCAAAGTTGAGTTCTCAAGGTTCAAAGAAAACTACTCCGAAAGAATTGGCCGACGCAAATAATCAG GTCTTTGATAAGATCCATGAAGAGTTGAAAGCTTGTTGTATGTTGCGTACCgcagaagaaacaaaaaagaggCTTTTGAGTGAAAAATCATCACTTGAGGAAAAAATTGTAGagattaaaaagaagaaatcaagTGAG GATGAACATGCATAA
- the LOC101244468 gene encoding uncharacterized protein — protein sequence MNQTCKKWIHHGELDLSSDDETNVSEDSSLANDDVPIYKMLHDIYHGVPSNSDEFNDTTESPNKEPNTEAKRFYKLMKDAENRLYPSWEKYSKLSFIVRLFQMKCMHGWSNTSFDSLLKLISDALPKENVLPDSIYEVQKIIKDLGLDYVKIDACVNNCILYKKEYVNLEQCPKCGEKRWTMRKGKDSNSEVATGNLNNKKKGISRKILRYFPIIPRLQRLFMTKGTAKEMRWHKDERVDDGVLQHPADSLAWKSFDEKYPNFASDPRSIRLGLASDGFNPFDSMSPGTDIDVYLQPLVDDLKFLWGDGIETYDAFMKKKFQLHASLLWTINDFPAYGILSGWSTKGKLACPVCHVHTCSSYLKHGRKQCYMGHRRFLQMNHPYHRNKSFFDNTKEERIAPHALNSEDVLVKINTSLQRSADDKTRKRKRDTERHDNWKKKSIFFELPYWQTLLLRHNLDVMHIEKNISEIVLGTLLDIEGKTKDTLKSRLDLQEMKIKKSLHPIKKWG from the exons ATGAATCAAACATGTAAAAAGTGGATTCATCATGGAGAGCTAGATCTTTCTTCAGATGATGAAACAAATGTTAGTGAAGATTCAAGTTTAGCAAATGATGATGTTCCAATTTATAAAATGTTGCATGATATATATCATGGTGTTCCCAGCAATAGTGATGAGTTTAATGACACAACTGAGTCTCCGAACAAAGAGCCTAATACAGAAGCTAAGAGATTCTATAAGTTAATGAAAGATGCAGAAAATCGATTGTATCCAAGTTGGGAAAAGTACTCCAAACTCTCTTTTATAGTGCGTCTTTTTCAAATGAAGTGTATGCATGGATGGAGTAATACTTCATTTGACTCTTTGTTGAAATTAATTAGTGATGCTTTACCTAAAGAAAATGTGCTCCCAGATTCTATTTATGAAgttcaaaagataataaaagATTTGGGTTTAGATTATGTGAAGATAGATGCATGCGTTAATAACTGTATCTTATATAAAAAGGAATATGTGAATCTTGAACAATGTCCTAAATGTGGTGAAAAAAGATGGACAAtgagaaaaggaaaagattCCAATAGTGAAGTTGCTACGGGTAATttgaataacaaaaagaaaggaATTTCTAGAAAGATTCTTAGATACTTTCCTATTATACCTAGATTACAACGATTGTTTATGACTAAAGGAACCGCAAAAGAAATGAGGTGGCATAAGGATGAACGAGTTGATGATGGAGTGTTACAACATCCTGCTGACTCGTTGGCGTGGAAAAgttttgatgaaaaatatcCAAATTTTGCTTCAGATCCTCGTAGCATAAGACTTGGACTTGCTTCAGATGGTTTTAATCCTTTTGATTCAATGA GTCCTGGTACGGATATTGACGTGTATCTCCAACCTTTGGTTGATGATTTGAAATTCTTATGGGGGGATGGAATTGAGACTTATGAtgcttttatgaaaaaaaaatttcaattacaTGCTTCATTGTTGTGGACAATCAATGATTTTCCTGCTTATGGTATTTTATCTGGTTGGAGCACTAAAGGTAAATTAGCTTGTCCAGTTTGTCATGTGCATACTTGCTCTTCTTACTTGAAACATGGTCGAAAGCAATGTTATATGGGTCATCGTAGGTTCTTGCAGATGAATCATCCTTATCATCGAAATAAAAGTTTTTTCGATAATACAAAGGAAGAAAGAATTGCACCACATGCTTTGAATAGTGAAGATGTGCTTGTTAAAATTAATACCTCTTTGCAAAGGTCTGCTGAtgacaaaacaagaaaaagaaaacgaGATACTGAAAGACATgataattggaaaaagaaaagtataTTCTTTGAACTTCCATATTGGCAGACTTTATTGTTGAGACATAATTTGGATGTGATGCACATTGaaaagaatattagtgaaattgTGTTAGGTACATTGTTGGATATTGAAGGGAAAACAAAGGACACCCTGAAATCTCGATTGGACTTACAAGAAATGAAGATCAAAAAGTCCCTTCATCCCATAAAAAAGTGGGGATAA